The Drosophila suzukii chromosome X, CBGP_Dsuzu_IsoJpt1.0, whole genome shotgun sequence DNA window GAAAACTAGTGTATGCTACGTTTGCTAAAACTTTCTGATTGTTCTCTGATCCCGGATGACAATCCGTGTCTGACGTTGTGTGGAAAATTGCGCCGAAATTCGAGGCCTACTCTGACATCGATTTTTTTAGGATCCACGTATGCTGCTTAGTTGGTCACGATCCATTGGTTCTCCGGCAGGATGAAACACTTCCAGATTCAGAAAGATTCGTCCTCCCTGAAGATCTCCATAAGGTAGGGGCACCATCACCGCGATCTCAAGCCAGCCCTTTTCCGCCAGTAAGGGCAACGGTTCCAGGGTGTGGAAAACGAGCCGTATGGTGGACATGGTTCCTTAATATCTGTATAACTAGTTTTTCTTCACCGGGAAATTCCCAATTTGCAGACGTTGCGCCTGCGAACCACAACAAACAAAATGGCGGAAACAAGATGGCGGTGTGCAGGGTTGCCAATCTGCGATTTTTTGGCACGAAAAGCCCATTTTCAAATGGTGGGTTTAGCTGGTTTTAAAACCCAACATAATGAATGCTAAAATGCTTGgcttaatttaacaatttaagtttttatatatttttttaagatattAAAAAAGATATAATAAACTTAATAGTTGTAGCTGCGAGCGATTGAATTTAACCATCAAATCATAAACAATTGTGAGTGAATGAGCCAAGTGAATACTCAAAAGCTATTATAAATATGAGGCATCTTAATCGTCTCGCTTCGACTGGGtctatttatttacaaaacaAGTCACTAACTAAGCACTAGAGTGGTCATCCCGTAGTCCGGCTATCTAATCTGGGCGCGTAGGGCAATGCCGCTGGGAATCTCTACACTGTTCACCCGCAGGAGCTGCACCAGGTTGCGCAGGAACTCCTGCGACACCTTCAGCTCGTCGTCGGCCTCCAGGCGCTCGAAGAGATCCAGCGCCGCCTCGTAGTCGTTGCTCCGGCAGAACTGCGCCAGCAGCAGGTCGTAGATTTTCTGCTCGTCGATGGTCCGCTGCACGCCCCTCACTCCGCGCGCCAGCCGGAGGAGCGTCCGCACGGCGCCCTCCTGGCCCAAATGCTCGCAGTTCTTCACCAGCAGCTCGTGGTTGATGCGGAACTCCGGGTTGATGATTAGGCGGCGCAGCTGCGTCTCCTTGCCGGATTCGGCAAGTGCGAGCAGCAGGGCGCTGTTCATGTTGGCCGACCCGTGGACGCGACTCACCGTCGCCGTAACCGCAGCCAGGTGCTGCTGCGCAGACTCGGTCGTGGTGCCGGGGAAACGGGCCAGCTCTTGCTCATCCCCATTACCAAGGCGCACCAGCAGCGACAGCAGCTCGAACTGCAGGGGAGTGTGCTTGTGATTGTTGGCCAGCCGCTGGAATTCGGCCACCGCCGCGTCCAGATCGCCCTTCAGCAGCCACTCCCGCACCACCGGTCCCAGCAGGGCATTGTGTGACTGGCAGTAGCCGAGACCTCGGAGGAAGTCCAGCGTCTCGAGGGTCAGATTAGTTTGCTTCGGGCTCTCCGCACTTGGGTTCTGCGAGGCGGCCAACTGGGCCACGTTCGTCAGCAGCTGCCACACATTCTTGATCACATAGTCGCCACCGACGACCTTGTGCTGCTCCGCGCGCCGCTGAAGCAgctgcttggcggcctccagcTGTTGACCGTGCACCAAGAGGGCGGCGTAGTCGATCAACTTGTGCTCGTCAATCTGAAAGGCTGAAAGAGGAGGGAATACGATATTAAAATACAATCTATAGGGATCTTGGGGATAGCTTCTACCTGGATAGGTGCTTCTCAGGCGCTCCAGGCTTTTCTGGGCGCTCGACAAGTCGCGTAACTTAATGTGTAGGTCCAGGATGGAGGCCATCATCCCTGCGCTCGTCTGGACCTTCAGAGCCTGGCACTTGGCCAGTAGCTGCTGGGCCCGCTCCAAGCGACCACTGCGCACCGAGAGCTGCAGCAGACGGCGCAGCACGCCACGTGGGTTCAGCTGCTTGGACTCTAGCTCCACCAGATGGCACTCCAGTTCGTCAAGGCTCATGTCGCGCGGATGCTTGATGAATCCTCCGTTGAGCGAGGCAGTATCCGCCGGCAGGGAGACCTGGGAGTTTCGCATCTTCTGCAGCGTTTTGGCGAGATCCTGAATCAGCTCGGTATCCTCGGTGGACTGCCGGGCCAGGGAAAGTAGTGCCTCGGAGGCCGCAGGCGAGAGCTGCAGCTCTAGACGCCTCAGTTCGTGCAAGAAGCGGCGCAGGGAGGAGGGGTCCTGGCGCAGGCGCGTCTGCGGTCCAGTCATTTGCAGCAGCAAGGCGCCCACGAAGTCCTCGCCGCGCTGGAGAGCCTTCTGCTGCAGGGCTTGGATGACCTGCGCGAAAAGCTCGAAGCGGTTGGTGGCACGGGCATTCACCGCTAGCGATGACAGCGGTTGGAGCAGTATGGAAAGGTCTAGGCGCGTCGGATACCGCTTGAGCAGCTCCAGCACTTCGGCCATCTGCTGTTGCTGCAGCAGGTGGCTAACGACCGGTCCCAGGGTCAGCGAAGGCTTCAAACCAACCGACTCCAGTGATTTCACAGCCTCCAAGGGCTGCGTCAGCGTTTGCTTGAGGTGGGGAAGCAGATACTGGCGCAAGGTCTCCTCGTCGCACTCCACGCGCAGGCGCTGCATTTCGGCCACCAGGCGCAACATGCCACTCTCGCCCTCCCGCCGGTGGTGGTGCAGGATCAGGGGCCAGAAATAGTGTGGGCGCAGCTCCTCGCCGGCTTCGGACAGCACTTCCAGGCAGTGGAGTGCGGATGAGGGCAGCCGGCGCAGGGCCAACTCAGTCACCAAATGCAGGGCGCGGGCATTCTGGTTCCGCTGGACCAGTTCACTGGCGAACTGTAGTGTTTGCTGCAATGGGACGTGAGCTCGGAAGAACTCCTGCAGCAGCAGTGCGCCGTACTCATCGACGTTTTGGTTTTGTCCCCCGAATTTGGGAGCGGGCAACGCAGCCACGAGCTGGATGGCCACTTTGGTGCGTCCCTGGTGCACCAGCTGGATGCACAGACTCCTGATTGCGGGCGGCATGTCAAGGCCGGTTAGGAATTCTCGCGGCAGTTCCTTGACCAGCTGCTGGGCCAGCTCCGTATCCACATTCTTGCTGGCCAACACTCCACGTAGCATCTGGAGCAGCTGAGGAGCGGTGAATCCTGCCTCCGTCTGCAGCAGCTCCTTGGCCTGGGTCACCTGGCCGTTCTCCACGAGTGCCTCGAACCACAGCGCCTGGGTGCTGCTGCCGGGCTGTATTCCAGCGGCCCGCATGCTGGCCAGGACGGACTCTGCCCCGGGGAGGTCCCCGTTGCGTGCGTGGCCCAGGAGCAGGGCGTGAAAGTTGTGCTCCGTTAGGGCAAAGCTCCGCTCGCGCATCTCGGTCAGCAGCTCGGTTGCCATGCGCATGTTCCCTGCGGAACCGGCCACGTCCAGGAGAGCACTGTACAGGGCGGCGTCGGCGGCTCCGTGGTAAACAGCAATCTCAGCTAGCAGGGAGCGATGGTCGGGCAAGGGCAGGCGGTTCTGGCGCAGCACCTGTAGCCTGGTGTGGTAGTGAGCCAGCGTGGGGTGTCCCAGTTTGAGGAGTTGTGCCCAGAGGCCCTGGAAGAGCTGCAGACGCTCCTGGGCGCTCTGGGCGGGCAGTAGCTCGGGCACGCACGAGCCCAGGAGGAAGTGCAGCTGCTCGACGCTCACTCCCTGGGTCGTCGGCGTGCTTTGCAGGTGCTCCAGAATGCGCTGACAGTGCTCGTAGTTCAGCAGGCTGTGCTGCTGGTAGTACGCCTCCAGCTGCGACCACACATCCTCAACGCTGACTTCCGGCCTTTCGGAGGCGGGGCGGCGGCTCCTTCTGTCAGCCGCACCGAGGACGCCGCTGGTGCCCAGAAACCGCCGCTGCAGTGATGGAGCTGCTGGCGGCATCCAAGTCATCGGCGTCATTGCATAACGCAATCCCAGAGTGGCGGAGGATGCCCTGCGTCCTGGCAGTTGGCCCACTGACCGCCACACACTCTGCAACAGTCTTGCTCGCTGCATATCGGCCTACTTCATTCAGTTTTCCGCGAGATTAcgagatttattttaaatacgTTTGGTAGGCAGGGCaaagcaataaaaaaaaacacaacacGCGCCGGCAATCAGCTGAGCGTTCCAGTTGGAAGTTATCGGAAACAGTGCTGCCCATCGCGAAGATCGTTTGAAATGGTTTTCCGTTACTTGGACCGTTATATTGTATGGGATTTtgaattcattaaaaattttttaatctGAACAAGAACTCTCACCATGTTATTTGAACTTTAATTTCTTTAAGCAAATATGATTTGAACTTTAATTTAAGTGGGTACTCGAAAAGTAGGATACAAGCAGCAAGTAAGGAACCTCTTGAGATGTTGTGTGAAGATAGGGTTTTTGAAACCCATAAATAACgtataaaatatgtaaatatggGTGTCACTTATACTCATTCCAGTCGTCTTGCCTGCATAGCAGCGGATCTGTATCCATGTCGCGGACCAGGGACCTTCCGTGGTCCGCCGGCCCCTCGCCGGCCCAAACGTCCTGGATACTGGTGACATACTCGGTGAACTCGGTGACATTAAAGCGGTGCTGGTACGGGAAGGTCAGGCGACTGTGGTGGTACGGACAGTTGGGGTGGTAGACCCACCGGCGCGGGAAGACCACCCCGATGCGGTGGTCATCGCAGACGGCGAAGAATTCGTCGATGTCGTCGTACTGGCAGCGCACGCCGATGAAGGAAATGGCTTGCTCCAGCGAAGTCATCGTATCCGGGTCCCGGTTGAAGGCCAGCAGCACGGGATCCGGCCGGAAGAGCTCATCCTTGTCCGCCCGATTGATGGACTCGCGCAGGCTGAACAAGAAGGTCATTGGCATGTGGTGGAAGCGGACACAGTTCATCAGGCGGCGCATGTACGGCAGGCGCGACGGCTCCACGGAGTGTCCCAGCCAGCGCAACACAGCAAAGAACACCTCTATCTCCGAGTTGACGCCTATGGCGTCCTGACGCAGTAGTATCTCCAGCACTTGAATCTCCAGGTCTAGAAACTCGGGGCTGCCCACCAGCGCCAGGAAGAAGTTGCGAAGCCGGCCGAGCATCGCTTCGCAGACCTCGCCCAGAGCCGGCAGCTCCTTGGCCTCCTGAAAGACCAGGAAGGCCCTCTTCTCGCGCACCTCGTCGGTGGACAGTACCTGCCAGCAGTCCTTCTCGAGCAGCGGGACCCGCAAGTGGCGCGCAGCTTGGAGTGTGGCCACCGCCACCTGGAACTCCGGCAGCTGCTCGGTGCGCATCCAATCGTAGAGAGCCACGAAGCCGCGTGCAGGCACCTCCTGCTCACAGAACTCGAAGCGCGTCATTCGCCAGTCGCGGTTGGCGAACCACACCGAGTAGCACTTCAGCAGGTTGGGGATGCACTGGAACAGCTGATCGCCGATCTTGATACGGGTGTAGGCGCCCCGGTTGCCCTTCACCATATCGGCCAGCACATCCGGCACCGACGTCTTGCGCGGCACATTGCCAATGGTCACGGGATAGGGCCTGACCTTCAAGTAGGAGAACACCGAGCGCAGCGGCACCTTGCAGTCGTTATCCTTGAAGGCCTTCCAGTTGGCGTATTCCTCGTCCGTGAACATCTTCCACCGGAGCTCACCCTCCTGCTGCCTGCAAAAGTCCTTGGGCCAAATGTCATCCTCGGAAATGTGGGGGGAGATGGACTTCGAGCGTTTAGGTGGTGGCTTGCCCTCAGCCTTTTTACCTTTGCTCTTGGCCCCGCTGCTCCTGGCGGTCTTGGCCTTCTTGGCCCTGTGGAACCGAGACCTAACCTTCCAAGTCTTCGGTTGTTCCGATTTCTTGGAGCCCATCTTCTTGGGTGCAGGCGTGCTCTCGTCCAAGACGAGCGTTTTATCGGAAAAGGCGCTCCTGGCCGTATCACAATCTCCGGGCTCCATGGTGGTAGTGGCTGGTCTGGAAAACGTACGGAGCACATAGGCTGACAACTTTGGACATAGCCAACTTGATCTTGTGTGCTTACCCGTAATCTACAAGCCCTACTTTTAGAGGATATGATAATTCAAGTGTATACACTGGTACCGCGAAAAAATTGAGACTTAATCCTGGAGCTCGAGCTCCAACGAACATGTTCGTACCTCTATGCACTAAACTCTTATGTCTTATGTCTTTATTATACAATAGCTAATTAACCAGATCTCCAACGGATCCCATCCTACAGCTTGCTTTTGGCTAAGCGACGTCGCTGCGCAGCCATCGGAGTGCCTTCCGCGCGCAGCTCGGCCAACAGGGGTTCCCGCCAAGGACGGAGCAAGAGACGCTTAGTTGCCAGCAAGGAGGCGGTGGGCAGGAGCAAATACTGGTCCATGCGACGCCAGAACCCCTGCGGATCACTCACCACGCTGGCCACGAGGCCGCTGTGGAGGGCAGTGCTGGCATCCGCCCGATCGCCCAGGCGCAGCAGCCAGTTGACGTGGGGCACAATCCACCCGGGGCCCACCTTGGTGCAAGCATCCATGTGCGAGAAGGCGGGCTCAAAGGCAGCGGACGGCGTGGCAAAGACCAGGTCGCACAGGCTGCACACACTGAGGCCTAAACCCAAACATTGGGCCTCGACAAAGGCCACCAGGAGCTTACTGTGCGCCAGCAGCTTTTTGGCCAGCGAGCGCATCACAAAGTTTGCCGCCTTTTCGTGAATGTACTGCTCCTCGGTATCGTTGCTGCACACCGCTTCCTGCTGGCCCACACTCTGCCGCATCCTCTTCTCCTGACCCTGTTTCAGGGCCAGCGATTCCGCCTCGCTGCCGCATCCAGCACAGAACTCTCCCGACAGCACCACCAGCTGGATACCGGTATCCGCATTAGCCAGATCCAGCGCGCGCATCAGCTCGTAGATGGTGCGGCGATTCCATCCCCGCTGGAAGTGGATGTGGAGCAACCCAGGGGGCTGCTTAATGACCAGCTCCCTAAAGTGCTTGTAGCTCCTTTCGTGCGTGGCCATCGTAGCTACTCCGTGATCGAGACTGAAAACAGCAGCCTGCTAAAAGACAAGGCGGACGTAAAAATCTGCGCTTATCAGATGGTCAAAGTGCAGCTACGCCTTCATCTCACGCATCTTTTGTGCTCAATTCAGTGCGCTAATCAACACATTTGCTGGTGGCAATTTCCATTGGTGTGTATGCTAAATATATATGCAATCTTTATGGACCTTATTGGGGTTATCTATGGTTTCCTCTGTGGGCCAAGCGATTTAAATCTTCCAGCTTAACGATGTAGGTATCCGTGTTCGTCAGGTTCAGGGAACTTTATTAGCTACGTAAGAACTATGTTAATAATATACAAGTGTCTCTCAGACACGCCCTCCGGAATAAATAACCAATGGACTACAATCAGTGCTCGTCCAAGTGTGAGAACTTCTTGCGCAGCTTCTCGCGCCTCTCCTTCTTCACGTGACGCCAGGGCTTGGCTGCCGGATCACTGCCGGCCACCAGGGAACCGTCGTTGGCCAGGCGCACATTCGGGAAGTTAGCGCGTCCCTTGACGTGAACGTGGGTGGGCTTTGCGGAGAAGAACTGATTGTCCAGCTCCTTGGACGTGCTCTTGTCAATCTGAGAGACAAGAAATATAAGTAAGCGTTAAACCCGACTAGTCCAAGTGCAAAATCTCACCCGCATAGCTCGCTGCTGCTTGCTGGGCAGTTGCGATTCCTCGACGACCTTGCGCTGGCGCTCGGGGAAAGTGTGATACTCTGCCTGGGTCACCGAGGGCGGACCCATGGCGTAAAGCAGTCTGCCATTGACGTAGTCTTTAAGCACATATCTGGCAGAGCGCGCCTGATCCGGTTGTCCGTTGGAGGTCATAAACCCGCGATTATCTGAGACATGCCGAAAAGAAAGAGAAAGGGCGAGTTAATAAATATcagatacaaaaaaaaaactgggCATTATGTACTCACATCCATAGGCCAGCAGCAGCTCCTCGGAATGCGGTGGCCGCTCCATGTCCTCGCCTTCCAGCGGCTTGGCTATCACGATACCGTATTTGTCCTCAAGGACATG harbors:
- the Lrpprc2 gene encoding leucine-rich PPR motif-containing protein, mitochondrial, with product MQRARLLQSVWRSVGQLPGRRASSATLGLRYAMTPMTWMPPAAPSLQRRFLGTSGVLGAADRRSRRPASERPEVSVEDVWSQLEAYYQQHSLLNYEHCQRILEHLQSTPTTQGVSVEQLHFLLGSCVPELLPAQSAQERLQLFQGLWAQLLKLGHPTLAHYHTRLQVLRQNRLPLPDHRSLLAEIAVYHGAADAALYSALLDVAGSAGNMRMATELLTEMRERSFALTEHNFHALLLGHARNGDLPGAESVLASMRAAGIQPGSSTQALWFEALVENGQVTQAKELLQTEAGFTAPQLLQMLRGVLASKNVDTELAQQLVKELPREFLTGLDMPPAIRSLCIQLVHQGRTKVAIQLVAALPAPKFGGQNQNVDEYGALLLQEFFRAHVPLQQTLQFASELVQRNQNARALHLVTELALRRLPSSALHCLEVLSEAGEELRPHYFWPLILHHHRREGESGMLRLVAEMQRLRVECDEETLRQYLLPHLKQTLTQPLEAVKSLESVGLKPSLTLGPVVSHLLQQQQMAEVLELLKRYPTRLDLSILLQPLSSLAVNARATNRFELFAQVIQALQQKALQRGEDFVGALLLQMTGPQTRLRQDPSSLRRFLHELRRLELQLSPAASEALLSLARQSTEDTELIQDLAKTLQKMRNSQVSLPADTASLNGGFIKHPRDMSLDELECHLVELESKQLNPRGVLRRLLQLSVRSGRLERAQQLLAKCQALKVQTSAGMMASILDLHIKLRDLSSAQKSLERLRSTYPAFQIDEHKLIDYAALLVHGQQLEAAKQLLQRRAEQHKVVGGDYVIKNVWQLLTNVAQLAASQNPSAESPKQTNLTLETLDFLRGLGYCQSHNALLGPVVREWLLKGDLDAAVAEFQRLANNHKHTPLQFELLSLLVRLGNGDEQELARFPGTTTESAQQHLAAVTATVSRVHGSANMNSALLLALAESGKETQLRRLIINPEFRINHELLVKNCEHLGQEGAVRTLLRLARGVRGVQRTIDEQKIYDLLLAQFCRSNDYEAALDLFERLEADDELKVSQEFLRNLVQLLRVNSVEIPSGIALRAQIR
- the LOC108016578 gene encoding uncharacterized protein; this encodes MFVGARAPGLSLNFFAVPVYTLELSYPLKVGLVDYGPATTTMEPGDCDTARSAFSDKTLVLDESTPAPKKMGSKKSEQPKTWKVRSRFHRAKKAKTARSSGAKSKGKKAEGKPPPKRSKSISPHISEDDIWPKDFCRQQEGELRWKMFTDEEYANWKAFKDNDCKVPLRSVFSYLKVRPYPVTIGNVPRKTSVPDVLADMVKGNRGAYTRIKIGDQLFQCIPNLLKCYSVWFANRDWRMTRFEFCEQEVPARGFVALYDWMRTEQLPEFQVAVATLQAARHLRVPLLEKDCWQVLSTDEVREKRAFLVFQEAKELPALGEVCEAMLGRLRNFFLALVGSPEFLDLEIQVLEILLRQDAIGVNSEIEVFFAVLRWLGHSVEPSRLPYMRRLMNCVRFHHMPMTFLFSLRESINRADKDELFRPDPVLLAFNRDPDTMTSLEQAISFIGVRCQYDDIDEFFAVCDDHRIGVVFPRRWVYHPNCPYHHSRLTFPYQHRFNVTEFTEYVTSIQDVWAGEGPADHGRSLVRDMDTDPLLCRQDDWNEYK
- the LOC108016588 gene encoding enoyl-CoA delta isomerase 2 — encoded protein: MATHERSYKHFRELVIKQPPGLLHIHFQRGWNRRTIYELMRALDLANADTGIQLVVLSGEFCAGCGSEAESLALKQGQEKRMRQSVGQQEAVCSNDTEEQYIHEKAANFVMRSLAKKLLAHSKLLVAFVEAQCLGLGLSVCSLCDLVFATPSAAFEPAFSHMDACTKVGPGWIVPHVNWLLRLGDRADASTALHSGLVASVVSDPQGFWRRMDQYLLLPTASLLATKRLLLRPWREPLLAELRAEGTPMAAQRRRLAKSKL